TGATAAGCACTTGTTGCTCCTCCATCTGTCTCTCAAGCTGCTGTATCTCTACCGTTCCATTATTAGATTTGCTCCATCGAGATACACTAACTTTCATCCTTAAAATCATATCTGGTGCTATTCCAGGTAGATGGATCTCCTCAGTAAGGAGAAAGTCATAGAAGTGTGGCAGTGACAAAATATACCGTTTAATGGTTAAAGCTTTGTATTCCTTTGTCTTTTCGGCATACGTTGTCAAAAAGGTGTCgcgaattttatattttctgactAAATCACTGGGATATGAGGAATCCAAAGCTGCCCAAATATCTCTCAATTGCTGCTTTGACTGAATAGCACTCTTTTGGCAACTCTTTCCTCCATCAACTGAAATTTTATCTCTCTAAAATTTCAGCAGAGTCAACCACTTCGTCATCTTCCATGTCACTATCCGAATCTGTTACTTCGGAACAGTGGCGATCATCAGTGGCGACATGCTTGGCAGGGATGGATGTCATATGTGTACTTCGTTGTTTGATGCAACGTCACACACCCTGGCTAATTTCAACATACTATAATAGTAAGGTCCTTTTGATAGTTTGTGGACGTCTTGGAGGTGCAAACTCATTCTTTTGTTTCGACAACCTAAAACCTAACACCTGGTTTCCTCAATCCGTATATGCCAACGCAATATTTTGCCTTACTCTGGGGCCAATAGTGTACTTCTATCATGTGCCGAGATAAATTTGTAACACAACTATCACATGACTGTAATGGACATTTTTTGCGGTTTCTATGAAACAATTCAAACAATTAAATTAACATAGTTTGAGACTGCAAGAAAACGGTGGGAAACAGAAATTTCTTCTTAGTATTTTAATTGCAATATGTCTTGCACGAGTTGAATTTCGCAGGAATATATTACATTTAAACTAAGATTTTCGGCAGAATGAAGCTTTTGCAGAATATTTTTGTTCGAATTTCTGGTttagctaattttttttctcttttactttcaaataataatttgaatacATTAATAATATAATTCGAATAAAGGAGATAcgagaaacaaaaaatctaCATGTTGTAAATAGTATATGGCAGTAAAAATCATACTTTTCGATAGGTAAGCTTGTAGAGTCTGTTGAAAGTTGGTTCTCGAGCTCTGAAATTTTCTTCTTCAACCTGATATTTTCTCTCATCAACATACTAAGGCAAGGATAAAAGAATTTAAGGAATCTAAGATTAGTAACAGTTAAGGCTGCAGACTCTTTCTTATATGCGCAACTTCAATTCTTAATTTAATCTTAAATTAGATGGTTATACAGCAATTTCAgtacatattaaaaaagaaataaacataCCTTTCTAAACTATTTGACGTAGACGATGTTtcaacctgaaacaaacaataTCAAAACCTGATTATAGACCTGACAATAAAAGAAAGACTTTCATCGTTTTTTCCAATGACTTTTAATTTGCAATGAAGCGCCTCAACATTTTTACTTCGTACCCTGATGTCACTATCAACATCACtataaaatttgacaaaaaacctAGCtgaaaatttccttttttttgttataaaaaattataataagtaACAATGTGTTTCGAAAAATGTGTGCCATACTTACTTTCCAATTGTTACCATTTTTTTCCGAAGATAATAGGATAGGCCATGCCATCAGTCCCATTCCTTGTAATAACTGTTATGGTACCAACCAATACAAATGATTCTTGAAGATTTCGctatataaaaatgtatacaCATATATTTaccattgtcaaaaaaaaattcacacacTTTGTGCCAACTGTATTAAAAAGACATCCACACAGCTAcatatagttttaaaaatatgttaaaaaggtGAGTTGATACAaaagaagttgagtttagatctaacacagtctagatcagattggaagagggtcattaatataccccgtccaacccatgctagcatggaaaacggacgttaagccgagaatgatgatgatgtgagTATGGATTGTGTGATTCCATAATATGTGGAATATGATATTTCTGTATATAATTCagtttatattaaatatattaataatattaattatattagccagtttatattaattatattaaaaattaccttccgtaaagaataattttcacaaattagtcattttaaaaaatttcaaaaatttatttttgaaataaatttttgaaacttgCTTTGCAGTGAATTAGTTTGCAATTTTAGTTTAGGTCCTTATAAATTATTTGGGATTTATATAGCTTTCAATTAAAGCTGCTTACAAGATTCAgaaatctttttgttttgctaaaaattcatgttgattaattttaacaaataaacctttttgcaggaaagacttattttcacaaattgaCTTTTGCAGAAATTGTACACGTATATATTTTCACTAATTGTCAATACAAAACTtcctagaaataaaaatatactgctaagaacaagaaaaaggtatataatagtatatatataataggtGTATACACACAAAAGACTGTTGTTTACCTTACTATTACCAAAACTCATGATAAAATATGCTTCCTACTTTTCTTGTGACCTGCTTTGACAATTCCaacttgaaaaatgattttttttattctgacaatgtaaaatatatatgaaaTACTTGAGCAAAGCACAACTGCAGTGTGATATAAAAGAAAGCTTAATTGTGTACTTAACTAAATTATCATAATAAAAACCGGTGATATAAGTTCTTTGAAAGCATGGGTACAACAGACAACacacttttttaac
Above is a window of Hydractinia symbiolongicarpus strain clone_291-10 chromosome 3, HSymV2.1, whole genome shotgun sequence DNA encoding:
- the LOC130635734 gene encoding uncharacterized protein LOC130635734, whose protein sequence is MGLMAWPILLSSEKNGNNWKVETSSTSNSLESMLMRENIRLKKKISELENQLSTDSTSLPIEKNRKKCPLQSCDSCVTNLSRHMIEVHYWPQSKAKYCVGIYGLRKPGVRF